In Pseudomonas sp. FP1742, the DNA window TGGCACGATCGTAGAGACGATTGGCGCCGAGACGAATGGCGTAGAGATCAGTGGCGTAGAGAGCAAGCCCGTCGAGAAGCTGAACGCCATCGTTATTGGGAACGCCACGAGGATCGGCCCATGCGGCACCGCTACGAGGACGATCACCGCTACTATCGTCGCTAGTGCAGGCAGAAGATATCCGGACTCATCCCGTAGCCCTGCCATACTGTTCAACATGACTCGTGCAACCTTCCGCTTCTACGAGGAGCTCAACGATTTCCTGCCGGCCGACCGGCGGCGGCAGTCCTTCACCTGCGAGTGCGCGCGAGGGGCGACGGTCAAGCACATGATCGAAGCGCTCGGGATACCGCACACCGAGGTCGAACTGGTGCTGCTCAACGGCGAGTCGGTGGGCTTCGAGCGGGTGATCTTCGACGGTGACCGGCTGGCGGTGTATCCCAAGTTCGAAGCGCTGGACATCAGCCCGTTGCTGAAGGTTCGTGCACAACCTTTACGGGTGCTGCGCTTCATCGCTGATGCGCACCTTGGCGGGCTGGCCAGCCTGCTGCGCATGAGCGGCTTCGACACCCTCTACGACAATAGCTTCGAGGACGGCGAGATCGCCGAGATCGCTGCGCACCAAGGACGCATCGTGCTAACCCGCGACCGCGAACTGCTCAAGCGACGGATCATCAGCCACGGCTGTTACGTGCACGCCCTGAAGCCGTCGCTGCAGCTGCGCGAATTGTACGAGCGCCTCGACCTGGCGCGTAGCGCGCGGCCATTCAGCCTGTGCCTTCATTGCAACCTGCCATTGCACGAGATCAGCCCGGAACTGGCCCGGCCTCAGGTGCCGCCACGGGTTGGCGCTCTCTATTCACACTTCCTGCGCTGCGACGCCTGCCAACGGATTTACTGGGAGGGTTCGCACTGGCGTGGCATGTGTGCACTGCTGGCTCCTCTGCTGGACCGATAGCCGTAGGGGACTTTAGAGCGGCGCGATTCATGAAGGAGCTCACAGAAAGCGATCGCGCAGGCGAACCTGGTCGGTTTGAGCCCATGGATAGTAGCAAAGCTGCTTTTTATCAGCGGCAAATGACTAGCAGAGCTACTTGCAAGAATAACAGTTCTGCTAATACTCTTGCCGGCATGAAAACACGCCGCCCCCTTACCCCCGAAGAAGTCGCCGAAAGTGCCAGACTCAAGGCCATTTACGACCAGCGCAAGTCTGCTGCTAAAGCGGCTGGACGAAGCCTCACTCAAGCGGATGTCGCCGAGGCTTGCGGATGGTCTGGCCAAAGTGCATTCAGTCAGTACGCTACCGCAAAGGTTCCACTGAACGTCGAAGCACTCTTGAAGCTGGCAAAAGCCCTGGACTTCAATGCCAGCGAAGTGAGTCCACGCCTGATCTCTACCGTTGCGATC includes these proteins:
- a CDS encoding Mut7-C RNAse domain-containing protein — translated: MTRATFRFYEELNDFLPADRRRQSFTCECARGATVKHMIEALGIPHTEVELVLLNGESVGFERVIFDGDRLAVYPKFEALDISPLLKVRAQPLRVLRFIADAHLGGLASLLRMSGFDTLYDNSFEDGEIAEIAAHQGRIVLTRDRELLKRRIISHGCYVHALKPSLQLRELYERLDLARSARPFSLCLHCNLPLHEISPELARPQVPPRVGALYSHFLRCDACQRIYWEGSHWRGMCALLAPLLDR